TTTGCCCGCCAATCTCGACGCGAAGGTCCAGGGCGGCGCGCTCGAAAGCTCCAACGTCAACATGACGCAGGCGCTGGTCGACATGATCGAGAACCAGCGCAGCTACGAGGTCCAGGCCAACCTCATGAAATCGGCCAAGGACATGGACGAGAGCAGCACCTCCGTCATGCGCCTGCCGAGCTAAGGGAAAAAGAGCATGTCATCTGCAGCCATGCATATCGCGCGTACCGGGCTCGACGCCCAGGACACGCGCATGCGCGTCATCTCGAACAACCTCGCCAACGTCTCGACGACGGGGTTCAAGAAGGATCGCGCCGCGTTCGAAACGCTCGCCTATCAGACGATCACCGCGCCGGGCGCCGCGTCGACCGCGGACACCAAATATGCGACCGGCCTCAACCTCGGCACCGGTGTGCGCGTCCAGGGGACGGCGCGCATCGACACGCAGGGGGCACTGCAGCAGACGGGCAACAGCCTCGACCTCGCGCTCGACGGCGATGGTTATTTCCAGGTCAAGCTGCCCGGCGGCCAGGAAGGCTATACCCGCGCGGGCAATTTCTCGCGCAGCCCCGAAGGCCTGCTGGTGACGTCGGAGGGTTATGAGGTCCAGCCCGGCATCACCATTCCGCCCAATGCCACCAGCATCACGATCGGCACCGACGGCACCGTCACCGCGCAGCTGCCCGGGCAGACGACGGGCACCAACATCGGCCAGATCCAGGTCGCAAGCTTTCCCAATCCCACCGGCTTGCAGTCGACGGGCGACAATTACCTGCGCGAAACCGCCTCGTCAGGCGCGCCCAACATGGGCATCCCGGGCCAGGACGGGCGCGGCAACGTCCGCCAGGGCAATCTGGAGTCATCCAACGTCAACGTCGTCGAGGAACTCGTCGACATGATCGAGACGCAGCGCGCCTACGAGGTCAATTCGAAGATGATCTCGGCGACCGACGAGATGCTCAAGACTGTCAACCAGAACCTTTGATCGGCACCAGACCCATGGCTTCCCGCGCACCCACTCC
This portion of the Sphingomonas sp. FARSPH genome encodes:
- the flgG gene encoding flagellar basal-body rod protein FlgG, which gives rise to MSSAAMHIARTGLDAQDTRMRVISNNLANVSTTGFKKDRAAFETLAYQTITAPGAASTADTKYATGLNLGTGVRVQGTARIDTQGALQQTGNSLDLALDGDGYFQVKLPGGQEGYTRAGNFSRSPEGLLVTSEGYEVQPGITIPPNATSITIGTDGTVTAQLPGQTTGTNIGQIQVASFPNPTGLQSTGDNYLRETASSGAPNMGIPGQDGRGNVRQGNLESSNVNVVEELVDMIETQRAYEVNSKMISATDEMLKTVNQNL